The following coding sequences lie in one Pectobacterium sp. A5351 genomic window:
- a CDS encoding family 43 glycosylhydrolase, producing MGVSRRVGEGVLSGILLMAMGIGTAMACQAGPANEWKRGIEQQRQADLGNGCYLNPIIAGDHPDPTIIKDGDDYYMTFSSFDDIPGLLIWHSRDLVNWQPLGPAIATPVDAIWAPDLVKHDGKYYIYFTTNRIIDAKGTKKKTLYVITADNIRGPWTPPKDTGLKNPASDPGHVVGEDGKRYIFMSGGNRVQLTDDGLSTVGDMAVVYQGWQYPEEWDVESFSQEGPKMLRHGDYFYMVLAEGGTAGPPTGHMVIAARSKSINGPWENSPHNPIIRTQDRSEKWWSRGHATLIEGPDKNWYMVYHGYENGFMTLGRQAMLEPIVWGDDGWFTSARFDTGKPIRKPAGGEAVPHGIGWSDSFTDEKFPARWHFYRANAEELKRVTLSDGKLHLKAKGTSPKDSAPLTMIPGDQAYQIEVTANFAPGAQAGLLLFYNAKLYVGLSFNQDGTVMHRYGLERAEKKLPHITGNEVQIRMKNDRHIVTFYTRTSDQEAWKKYPVQMEVSGYHHNVAYDFLSLRPALYASGEGEVTFSNLRYQALP from the coding sequence ATGGGCGTGTCCCGAAGGGTAGGGGAAGGCGTATTAAGCGGTATCTTATTGATGGCAATGGGTATCGGCACGGCGATGGCCTGTCAGGCTGGCCCTGCCAACGAATGGAAACGGGGGATTGAGCAGCAGCGCCAGGCGGATTTGGGCAATGGCTGTTATCTCAATCCGATTATTGCAGGCGACCATCCTGACCCGACGATTATCAAGGACGGTGATGACTACTACATGACGTTCTCGTCATTTGACGATATCCCCGGACTACTGATTTGGCACTCGCGCGATTTAGTGAACTGGCAGCCGCTTGGCCCGGCGATCGCGACACCCGTTGATGCCATCTGGGCACCGGATTTGGTGAAACACGACGGCAAATATTATATCTACTTCACCACGAACCGGATTATCGACGCCAAAGGAACGAAAAAGAAAACGCTGTATGTGATCACCGCCGATAATATCCGTGGCCCGTGGACGCCACCGAAAGACACGGGCTTGAAAAATCCAGCCAGCGATCCCGGCCACGTGGTGGGAGAGGATGGCAAACGTTACATCTTTATGTCTGGCGGTAATCGCGTGCAATTAACGGACGATGGGCTGTCGACAGTCGGTGACATGGCGGTGGTCTATCAGGGATGGCAGTACCCGGAAGAGTGGGATGTGGAAAGCTTCTCGCAGGAAGGGCCTAAGATGCTGCGCCACGGCGACTACTTCTACATGGTGCTGGCGGAAGGTGGCACGGCCGGGCCGCCGACCGGACACATGGTGATTGCGGCTCGATCGAAATCGATCAATGGGCCGTGGGAAAACTCGCCGCATAACCCGATTATTCGTACGCAGGATCGCTCCGAAAAATGGTGGTCGCGTGGCCATGCGACGCTGATTGAAGGGCCGGATAAAAATTGGTACATGGTGTACCACGGCTATGAGAATGGCTTTATGACGCTGGGGCGGCAGGCAATGCTGGAGCCCATTGTCTGGGGCGATGACGGCTGGTTCACGTCCGCCAGGTTTGATACCGGTAAGCCGATTCGCAAGCCAGCAGGGGGCGAAGCGGTGCCGCACGGTATCGGCTGGTCTGATAGCTTTACCGATGAAAAATTTCCGGCACGCTGGCATTTCTACCGTGCCAATGCGGAAGAGCTAAAACGGGTTACGCTCAGCGACGGCAAGCTGCACCTGAAAGCAAAAGGCACATCGCCGAAAGACAGCGCGCCGCTGACGATGATCCCCGGCGATCAGGCTTACCAAATTGAGGTCACGGCGAATTTTGCCCCCGGCGCACAGGCTGGCCTACTGCTGTTCTACAACGCGAAGCTGTATGTCGGGCTGTCGTTTAATCAGGATGGCACCGTCATGCACCGCTATGGGCTGGAAAGAGCGGAGAAGAAACTGCCGCACATCACAGGCAATGAGGTGCAGATTCGGATGAAAAACGATCGTCATATCGTGACGTTTTACACCCGAACGTCGGATCAGGAAGCGTGGAAGAAATACCCGGTGCAGATGGAAGTCTCCGGCTACCATCACAACGTTGCGTATGACTTCCTCAGTTTGCGGCCCGCCTTGTATGCGTCGGGCGAGGGCGAGGTCACATTCAGCAACCTGCGCTATCAGGCGTTGCCTTAA
- the ivbL gene encoding ilvB operon leader peptide IvbL, whose product MTHYSSSTSALLRTAHVDAVVVVRVAVVVVGSAP is encoded by the coding sequence GTGACGCACTACTCTTCTTCCACTTCAGCACTACTACGCACCGCGCATGTTGACGCGGTCGTCGTCGTGCGCGTGGCAGTCGTCGTCGTCGGCAGCGCGCCGTAA
- the ilvB gene encoding acetolactate synthase large subunit has protein sequence MRYTGAQLIVRLLEQQGITTVAGIPGGAALPLYDALGQSKTIRHVLARHEQGAGFMAQGMARASGRAAVCMASSGPGATNLLTAIADAKLDSIPLVCITGQVPSGMIGTDAFQEVDTYGISIPVTKHNYLVRDINDLPRVIPEAFRIAQSGRPGPVWIDIPKDIQTATIELNTLPDIFPLDRPPAIAQQEIERAATMINAAQRPILYLGGGIVSGAAHEQAVQLAERSSLPTTMTLMALGAMAVDHPLSLGMLGMHAARSTNLILQQADLLIVLGARFDDRAIGKAEQFCPNANIIHIDIDPAELGKIRQAHVAINADVAEALDCLLPHITPQQRDVWRTTVRELQEEFPFNMPNADDPLSHYGLVQATAQALTNDAIIATDVGQHQMWVAQSYPLRRPRQWLTSGGLGTMGFGLPAAVGAALAEPERTVVCFSGDGSLMMNIQEMATAAEEGLNVKIVLMNNQSLGLVHQQQDLFFQQRIFAADYRYSANFLAIAAGFGFATCDLNAAANPQTALQEILNQPGPALIHVRIDASEKVFPMVPPGAANIDMIGD, from the coding sequence ATGCGTTATACAGGCGCTCAGTTAATTGTTCGGCTGCTCGAACAGCAGGGCATCACCACCGTAGCGGGTATTCCCGGCGGCGCGGCGCTGCCGTTATATGATGCTCTGGGACAAAGTAAGACAATCCGCCACGTCCTGGCTCGCCATGAGCAAGGCGCTGGGTTTATGGCGCAAGGTATGGCGCGTGCCAGTGGGCGGGCCGCCGTTTGCATGGCCTCCAGTGGGCCGGGCGCAACCAACCTGCTCACCGCGATTGCCGATGCCAAACTGGATTCAATCCCGCTGGTGTGTATTACCGGCCAGGTACCTTCTGGCATGATCGGCACCGATGCGTTTCAGGAAGTCGATACCTACGGCATCTCTATTCCCGTCACCAAACATAACTATCTCGTTCGCGACATCAACGATCTGCCACGCGTGATCCCGGAAGCCTTTCGCATTGCGCAGTCAGGTCGGCCCGGCCCGGTGTGGATCGACATTCCAAAAGACATCCAGACTGCAACCATTGAGCTGAATACGCTGCCAGACATTTTCCCTCTCGATAGGCCTCCCGCCATTGCACAGCAGGAAATCGAGCGAGCAGCAACGATGATTAACGCCGCTCAGCGCCCGATTCTCTATCTGGGCGGCGGGATTGTTAGCGGTGCCGCACACGAACAAGCAGTACAACTGGCGGAACGTTCGAGCCTGCCAACCACCATGACGCTGATGGCGCTGGGCGCGATGGCCGTCGATCACCCACTGTCGCTCGGGATGCTCGGGATGCACGCCGCGCGATCAACCAATCTGATCTTACAGCAGGCAGATTTGTTAATTGTGCTGGGTGCACGTTTTGACGATCGCGCGATTGGCAAAGCAGAACAGTTTTGCCCGAATGCCAATATCATCCACATCGATATCGATCCCGCAGAATTGGGCAAGATCCGCCAGGCGCATGTGGCGATCAACGCGGATGTCGCGGAGGCGTTGGATTGCTTGCTGCCACACATTACACCGCAGCAGCGTGACGTGTGGCGTACGACCGTTCGCGAACTGCAAGAGGAATTTCCGTTCAACATGCCGAATGCTGACGATCCCTTAAGCCATTATGGACTGGTGCAGGCCACGGCGCAGGCGCTGACGAATGATGCCATCATCGCAACCGATGTCGGCCAGCACCAAATGTGGGTCGCTCAATCTTATCCGCTGCGCCGTCCACGTCAGTGGCTGACATCCGGCGGGCTTGGGACGATGGGCTTTGGCTTGCCTGCGGCAGTTGGCGCAGCGTTGGCTGAACCCGAGCGCACCGTGGTGTGCTTCTCGGGTGATGGCAGCCTGATGATGAATATTCAGGAAATGGCAACCGCGGCAGAAGAAGGGCTTAACGTCAAAATCGTTCTGATGAACAACCAGTCACTCGGTCTGGTTCATCAGCAGCAGGATCTGTTTTTTCAGCAGCGCATTTTCGCTGCCGATTACCGCTACAGTGCAAATTTCCTCGCGATTGCCGCAGGTTTTGGCTTTGCGACCTGCGATCTGAACGCAGCCGCCAATCCACAGACCGCGTTGCAGGAGATACTGAATCAACCGGGGCCAGCGTTGATCCACGTACGCATTGACGCCAGTGAGAAAGTTTTCCCGATGGTGCCACCGGGCGCAGCAAACATCGATATGATCGGAGATTAA
- the ilvN gene encoding acetolactate synthase small subunit gives MSTQPTSLTQAMSLTPVTSNQVTLELSVRNHPGVMSHVCGLFARRAFNVEGILCMPLASGEESRIWLLVKDDQRLQQMISQVEKLEDVLQVRRHGEEMRIFEQVAEFYR, from the coding sequence ATGTCCACTCAACCAACGTCGCTCACACAAGCAATGTCGTTAACACCAGTAACGTCAAATCAGGTCACGCTAGAGCTCTCTGTGCGCAACCACCCCGGCGTCATGTCACACGTTTGCGGTCTGTTTGCCCGTCGGGCATTTAACGTGGAAGGCATTCTGTGTATGCCGCTGGCAAGCGGCGAAGAAAGTCGCATCTGGCTATTGGTTAAAGATGACCAACGACTACAGCAGATGATCAGTCAGGTGGAAAAGCTGGAGGACGTCCTTCAGGTTCGTCGCCACGGTGAAGAAATGCGTATTTTCGAGCAGGTCGCCGAATTTTATCGCTAG
- a CDS encoding DedA family protein codes for MEAWLDHLVTQSLAYSLIAVMLVAFLESLALVGLLLPGTVMMATLGTLIGSGQMGLYPAWAAGIIGCLLGDWISYFIGMRFKAPLHNWSFLKKYQALLSKTEYALYQHPMPTILIGRFVGPTRPLIPMVAGMLGLPPYKFAVPNIIGCLLWPPAYFLPGILAGVAIDIPAGTNSTGFKWLLLFTAVVVWVAGWLNWRWWHSDKRKHRDWFSRKMPLRGLRWVAPGVSVAAVALLIVLIQHPLMPVYRHLLWQVLNG; via the coding sequence ATGGAAGCGTGGCTGGATCATCTGGTTACCCAATCGTTAGCGTATTCACTGATCGCCGTCATGCTGGTTGCCTTTCTGGAATCTCTGGCTCTGGTGGGGTTGTTGTTGCCGGGAACGGTGATGATGGCAACGCTGGGCACGCTGATCGGCAGCGGACAAATGGGGCTTTACCCGGCGTGGGCGGCCGGCATCATCGGTTGCCTGTTAGGTGACTGGATTTCCTATTTTATCGGCATGCGTTTTAAGGCACCGCTGCATAACTGGTCTTTCCTGAAAAAGTATCAGGCGTTGCTGAGTAAAACCGAATATGCCCTGTATCAGCATCCGATGCCGACAATATTGATCGGGCGTTTTGTTGGCCCGACGCGTCCCCTTATTCCGATGGTGGCGGGGATGCTGGGGCTACCGCCTTATAAATTTGCCGTGCCGAATATCATTGGCTGCCTGCTGTGGCCGCCGGCCTATTTCTTACCCGGTATTCTGGCTGGCGTGGCGATTGATATTCCCGCAGGGACGAACAGCACGGGGTTTAAGTGGTTGTTATTATTCACGGCTGTCGTGGTGTGGGTCGCTGGCTGGCTAAACTGGCGCTGGTGGCACAGCGATAAGCGTAAACACCGTGACTGGTTTAGCAGAAAGATGCCGCTCAGAGGCCTGCGTTGGGTGGCCCCAGGTGTGTCCGTGGCGGCAGTAGCATTGTTGATCGTGTTGATTCAACATCCGTTGATGCCGGTTTATCGTCATCTGCTGTGGCAGGTATTAAACGGGTAA
- a CDS encoding sensor domain-containing diguanylate cyclase, with product MFFKQFKFFKRFNHFGLRRLILLLAVASALVTLANSFYATYRVQRELLIDNTLEANRVYATKLAAMTDSFFKESLQQLAYSASIISTRMDDSKSLREEADRLRLQTTNFNSVVIADINGTVLATSPDTFQLMGKKLTSPGAQEALSEKQPLISQPFMSAANNFIVMISVPIFTRDGRYKGFVGGSIYLKKTSILNTLLDQHYYRDGSYISVSDENKKVLYHQDIKRVGEIANNTMTVSNKEATSGSEQIVNRESKPMLAGFATVPTSKWEIVVLRPTSVTLKPLDMLMLNVLINTLPLAILTLLLVWLFARLIAQPLWLLARSANKMDAMDVSDDIRNIHSWYFEASQLKQAMLLGIDLLQRKIGKLRSEAHSDPMTELLNRRGLESVLRYWQIGQKSFAVIALDIDRFKRINDTYGHDVGDNVIRYIAELIRTSSRDTDILCRSGGEEFLILLPETHLDVSLSIAERLRQRVEESTIPVVGNITISLGVALWEPGVNNMSIERTFKLADEALYQAKQEGRNRVVSASGNES from the coding sequence ATGTTTTTTAAACAATTCAAGTTTTTTAAACGATTCAACCATTTCGGATTACGACGTCTTATCCTACTTCTGGCAGTAGCGAGCGCATTGGTGACGCTGGCAAACAGTTTTTATGCCACCTACCGCGTCCAACGAGAGTTGCTGATTGATAACACACTTGAAGCCAACCGCGTCTACGCTACCAAGCTTGCAGCCATGACTGACTCATTTTTCAAAGAGTCCCTGCAGCAATTGGCGTACAGCGCTAGCATCATTTCGACACGGATGGACGACTCAAAAAGCCTGCGAGAAGAAGCCGATCGGTTACGTCTTCAAACCACCAATTTCAATTCTGTAGTGATTGCCGATATAAACGGTACTGTGCTTGCTACCTCTCCTGATACCTTTCAACTGATGGGGAAAAAGTTAACGTCTCCCGGTGCGCAGGAAGCCCTGAGTGAAAAACAGCCGCTCATCAGCCAGCCTTTTATGTCTGCGGCCAATAATTTCATTGTGATGATTTCTGTTCCCATTTTCACCCGCGACGGGCGCTACAAAGGGTTTGTCGGTGGCTCTATTTATCTAAAAAAAACCAGTATTCTTAATACGTTGTTGGATCAACACTACTACCGTGACGGCTCTTATATCTCGGTCTCCGATGAAAATAAAAAAGTGCTGTACCATCAGGATATCAAGCGGGTTGGAGAAATCGCTAACAACACCATGACGGTCAGCAACAAGGAAGCAACCAGCGGTAGTGAACAAATCGTGAACCGTGAAAGCAAGCCGATGCTGGCGGGCTTCGCTACCGTGCCAACCAGCAAGTGGGAAATTGTTGTACTACGGCCTACTAGCGTGACGCTCAAGCCCTTGGATATGTTGATGCTTAATGTACTAATAAATACATTACCGCTGGCGATTCTGACCCTCTTACTTGTCTGGCTGTTTGCCCGGCTTATCGCCCAACCACTGTGGCTGCTGGCGCGCAGCGCCAATAAGATGGATGCGATGGATGTCTCCGACGACATCAGAAATATTCACTCCTGGTATTTCGAGGCCTCGCAGCTTAAACAGGCCATGCTGCTGGGTATCGATTTACTTCAGCGCAAAATTGGTAAGTTACGTTCGGAGGCACACTCAGACCCAATGACCGAACTGCTCAATCGCCGTGGGCTGGAAAGTGTTCTGCGCTACTGGCAGATAGGGCAAAAAAGTTTCGCGGTCATTGCACTGGATATCGATCGCTTCAAACGTATTAACGACACCTACGGTCATGATGTCGGCGATAATGTCATTCGCTATATCGCAGAGCTGATCCGCACCAGCTCACGTGATACCGATATTCTCTGCCGCAGCGGCGGTGAAGAGTTCCTTATCCTGCTGCCGGAAACGCATCTCGACGTCTCCCTCAGCATTGCTGAACGGCTACGGCAGCGCGTGGAGGAATCGACCATTCCTGTCGTGGGCAATATCACCATCTCATTGGGCGTTGCCCTGTGGGAACCGGGCGTCAACAACATGTCGATTGAGCGTACCTTCAAACTGGCGGATGAAGCGCTGTATCAAGCCAAGCAGGAAGGCCGCAACCGCGTGGTGTCTGCCTCCGGCAACGAGAGTTAA
- a CDS encoding DNA polymerase II — protein MTQVRQGFLLTRHWNDTPAGTQVEFWLATDEGPLLARLPVQEAIAFIPAQQEARARTLLQQEKRWQLKPLAMQDFHHQPLLGLYCPQYRQLLRLEKLLREGGVQIYEADIRPTERFLMERFITAPVWFSGTPTSDGLLTDVRMKPHPDYRPTLRLVSLDIETNRHGELYCIGLEGCGQRQVYMLGPPNGTPAEQEDFTLEYVASRPQLLEKLNVWMQQHDPDAIIGWNLVQFDLRVLQKHAERYTIPLKLGRNGQALEWREHGFKQGHFFASATGRLIIDGIEALKSATWNFASFSLEFVAQSLLGEGKAIDTPYQRMDEIDRRFAEDKPALARYNLQDCELVTRIFDKTELLPFLLERASVTGLAADRSGGSVAAFSHLYLPRMHRMGYVAPNLGDVALEASPGGFVMDSRPGLYDSVLVLDYKSLYPSIIRTFLIDPVGLAVGTQNPDAQHAVPGFRGAWFSREQHCLPAIVEQIWQGREAAKRTNNKPLSQALKIIMNAFYGVLGATGCRFFDPRLASSITLRGHEIMRKTRELIEEQGYQVIYGDTDSTFVWLKHAHREEEATAIGNALVQHVNQWWTQHLHDTQQLTSALELEFETHFRRFLMPTIRGAEQGSKKRYAGLIDTPQGEKMVFKGLETVRTDWTPLAQQFQQQLYLLIFQQQPYQAWLRNYVDRTLNGEFDELLIYRKRLRRRLDDYQRNVPPHARAAKIADDYNRQQGRPLQYQNGGWISYVMTVNGPEPLETRHSPLDYQHYVERQLQPVADAILPFLHDDFATLVTGQMGLF, from the coding sequence GTGACTCAGGTTCGTCAGGGGTTTCTGCTGACCCGCCACTGGAATGACACACCAGCTGGCACACAGGTTGAATTCTGGCTGGCCACCGATGAGGGCCCGCTGCTCGCACGGCTGCCGGTACAAGAAGCCATTGCTTTTATTCCCGCCCAGCAGGAAGCCCGCGCAAGAACGCTCTTACAGCAGGAAAAACGCTGGCAGTTAAAACCGCTCGCCATGCAGGATTTCCACCATCAGCCGCTATTGGGGCTGTATTGCCCACAATACCGGCAGTTGCTGCGGCTAGAGAAATTGCTGCGTGAAGGCGGCGTGCAAATCTACGAAGCTGATATTCGCCCGACGGAACGCTTTCTGATGGAACGCTTTATCACGGCACCGGTGTGGTTTAGCGGTACGCCCACGTCAGACGGCCTGCTGACGGATGTTCGAATGAAACCTCATCCCGATTACCGCCCGACGCTCAGGCTGGTGTCGCTGGATATCGAAACCAACCGCCACGGCGAGCTTTACTGCATCGGGCTGGAAGGCTGCGGGCAGCGTCAGGTTTACATGCTCGGCCCGCCGAACGGCACGCCTGCCGAGCAGGAGGATTTTACGCTGGAGTACGTCGCCAGCCGCCCGCAATTGCTGGAAAAGCTGAATGTCTGGATGCAGCAGCACGATCCCGATGCCATCATCGGCTGGAATCTGGTGCAGTTTGACCTGCGCGTCTTACAGAAACATGCCGAGCGCTACACTATTCCGCTCAAGCTGGGGCGTAATGGGCAGGCGCTGGAATGGCGGGAACACGGCTTTAAGCAAGGGCACTTTTTTGCCAGCGCCACCGGTCGCCTGATTATTGACGGCATTGAAGCGCTCAAATCCGCGACGTGGAATTTTGCGTCGTTTAGTCTGGAATTTGTTGCACAGTCCCTGCTGGGGGAAGGTAAAGCCATCGACACACCCTATCAGCGGATGGATGAGATTGATCGACGTTTTGCCGAAGATAAACCCGCACTGGCGCGCTATAACCTGCAAGACTGCGAACTGGTCACGCGTATTTTCGACAAAACCGAACTGCTGCCGTTCTTGCTGGAGCGCGCCAGCGTCACCGGACTGGCAGCAGACCGCAGCGGCGGTTCCGTTGCCGCCTTTTCCCACCTTTATTTACCGCGCATGCACCGCATGGGTTACGTGGCCCCCAATCTGGGCGATGTCGCGCTTGAAGCCAGCCCCGGCGGATTTGTGATGGATTCGCGTCCCGGTTTGTATGATTCGGTACTCGTGCTGGATTATAAGAGCCTTTATCCTTCGATTATCCGCACATTCCTGATCGATCCGGTCGGGCTGGCGGTGGGAACACAAAATCCAGACGCGCAGCACGCCGTCCCCGGCTTTCGCGGTGCGTGGTTCTCCCGCGAGCAGCACTGCCTGCCCGCGATTGTCGAGCAAATATGGCAAGGGCGTGAAGCCGCGAAGCGCACCAATAATAAGCCGCTGTCGCAGGCGCTAAAAATTATCATGAATGCCTTTTACGGCGTACTCGGTGCCACAGGCTGCCGCTTCTTCGATCCGCGTCTCGCCTCCTCCATCACCCTACGCGGCCATGAAATCATGCGCAAAACGCGCGAACTGATCGAAGAACAAGGCTATCAAGTGATTTATGGCGATACCGACTCCACGTTCGTCTGGCTGAAACACGCGCATCGCGAAGAAGAAGCGACAGCGATTGGCAACGCGCTGGTACAGCACGTTAACCAGTGGTGGACACAGCACTTGCACGACACCCAGCAGTTGACCAGCGCGCTGGAACTGGAGTTTGAGACGCATTTTCGCCGCTTCCTGATGCCCACCATTCGCGGTGCCGAACAAGGCAGCAAGAAGCGCTACGCCGGACTCATCGACACGCCACAAGGCGAAAAAATGGTATTCAAAGGGCTGGAAACCGTGCGCACCGACTGGACACCGCTAGCGCAACAGTTTCAACAGCAGCTCTATCTGCTGATTTTTCAACAACAGCCGTACCAGGCGTGGCTGCGTAATTATGTCGATCGCACTCTGAACGGGGAGTTCGACGAGTTGCTGATCTATCGCAAACGGCTACGCCGCCGACTGGATGACTACCAGCGCAACGTGCCGCCCCACGCCAGAGCCGCAAAAATCGCCGATGACTATAACCGCCAGCAAGGGCGGCCGCTGCAATACCAAAACGGCGGCTGGATCAGCTATGTGATGACCGTGAATGGCCCCGAGCCGCTGGAAACCCGCCATTCGCCGCTGGATTATCAGCATTATGTAGAACGTCAGCTCCAGCCGGTCGCGGACGCCATTCTGCCTTTCCTGCATGATGATTTTGCTACACTGGTAACAGGCCAGATGGGCCTGTTTTAA